A part of Rhopalosiphum maidis isolate BTI-1 chromosome 3, ASM367621v3, whole genome shotgun sequence genomic DNA contains:
- the LOC113559930 gene encoding 52 kDa repressor of the inhibitor of the protein kinase-like, whose translation MVVFSKENGIEINVPFQDGSKRQTRESTNLKNYVVMSSTSAENNHQSDNTSTTTLEPKEYWKIHAFYPVIDTIICQMKERFSEESIQIATCVDNLLKLNFGGSSLLINQYKNLFEVIPHDLKCEITVLKNMIKGVPSYLTIKEKISKDTFPNLFKMIHLAITLPVSSATCERSFSAMRRINNYLRSTMSQERFSKLAILNIERDIIVDTEIILNTFANKNRKIRI comes from the exons ATGGttgtattttcaaaagaaaatGGAATTGAAATTAATGTTCCCTTTCAAG aTGGCTCTAAAAGGCAGACAAGGGAATCCActaatctaaaaaattatgtggTTATGTCATCAACTTCAGCTGAAAATAATCACCAAAGTGATAATACAAGTACCACTACATTAGAACCAAAAGAATATTGGAAGATACATGCTTTTTATCCAGtaatagatacaataatatgtcaaatGAAAGAAAGATTTTCTGAAGAGAGCATTCAAATTGCGACTTGTGTAGATaacttgttaaaattaaactttgggGGATCATCATtacttataaatcaatataaa AATTTGTTTGAAGTCATCCCTCATGATTTGAAATGTGAGATTactgtattgaaaaatatgataaaaggaGTTCCTAGCTATTTAACcatcaaagaaaaaatatctaaagatACGTTTccaaatctttttaaaatgattcatttGGCTATCACTCTTCCGGTCAGTTCGGCTACTTGCGAACGGTCATTTTCTGCAATGagaagaattaataattatctcagGTCTACTATGTCACAGGAACGGTTTTCGAAATTGGCAATACTTAATATTGAGAGAGATATTATTGTTGACaccgaaattattttaaatacatttgctaataaaaatagaaaaataagaatataa